One genomic segment of Desulforamulus reducens MI-1 includes these proteins:
- a CDS encoding Tad domain-containing protein, which produces MKNKVLKGKKGFTFILFVPVFLIIMLFMARGIDWGMATVARGKLQTISDAGSLAGASAVEPITKVELVNNDDGSLELREKVTGIKINSEEAQRRARLARELNGGTQDYWQGVGGHWEGTEERIEGDDIYCVKSTARVKLPFLSRIYEKVSGHKDLTITMPGDARSVLIKQKMNIDGEGDGISE; this is translated from the coding sequence ATGAAGAATAAGGTTCTAAAGGGTAAGAAGGGTTTTACCTTTATATTGTTTGTACCAGTATTTTTAATCATTATGCTATTCATGGCCAGGGGTATCGACTGGGGTATGGCTACCGTGGCCAGAGGAAAATTGCAAACCATTTCCGATGCCGGTTCTCTGGCCGGGGCCAGTGCTGTTGAACCGATCACTAAAGTGGAATTGGTGAATAATGATGATGGTTCTTTGGAACTCCGTGAGAAAGTGACTGGCATCAAAATTAACAGCGAAGAAGCCCAAAGGAGAGCCCGTTTAGCCAGAGAGTTAAACGGCGGTACCCAGGACTATTGGCAAGGTGTGGGTGGTCACTGGGAAGGGACAGAGGAACGTATAGAAGGGGATGACATCTACTGCGTTAAGTCTACCGCCAGGGTGAAGTTACCCTTTCTATCACGAATATATGAAAAAGTCTCTGGCCATAAGGATTTAACAATTACCATGCCAGGGGATGCTAGATCAGTTTTGATAAAACAGAAAATGAATATTGATGGGGAAGGGGATGGTATTTCTGAATAG